In Musa acuminata AAA Group cultivar baxijiao chromosome BXJ2-3, Cavendish_Baxijiao_AAA, whole genome shotgun sequence, the following proteins share a genomic window:
- the LOC135608485 gene encoding protein IMPAIRED IN BABA-INDUCED STERILITY 1-like, producing the protein MGCLASKNVVSVTPAVDSSGILRDHRERSGPISTSSQRYQTVQVTRPACLLRKEEKEGNCLELEEHGKASAGCTTSQSFRLENLNKYIEGEQVAAGWPSWLSAVAGDAIQGWVPLKADSFEKLEKIGQGTYSSVFRARDLDTGKIVALKKVRFDNFERESVRFMAREIKILRWLDHPNIIKLEGLITSRLSCSLYLVFEYMEHDLAGLSSSPNIKFSESQVKCYMQQLLSGLEHCHSRGIIHRDIKGANLLVNNEGVVKIADFGLANFFSPGHSQPLTSRVVTLWYRPPELLLGSTNYGTTVDLWSIGCVFAEMFVGRPILQGRTEVEQLHKIFKLCGSPPDEYWKKSKLPHATIFRPYHLYESSFLETFKSLPESAISLLETFLSIEPFKRGTATSALEVEYFKTNPYACEPSSLPKYPPTKEIDTKSRDETRRRRVTGRGQGSEATKRTSRTHRSSWASSGLSKIADSKEESEISAGNVKKDLPRVDSETRLFVDLQPMPSVKCPEEGHRAKCNSQEELAFPGPLLVSASSGFAWAGQRVGDAYGRSDSRSSSKSHFSCERNSSNIENIKSKLDYKGQENVDVHVGSKGHVPYELAKCAMLNRWTQLDHPELFDSSDAYYSQEMSEALCKGDPSSMRHNNLGYHDQDRVEFSGPLLSQSCKVDELLQKHERHIRQAVRRSWFQKVAGRKQGK; encoded by the exons ATGGGCTGCCTCGCGTCGAAGAATGTGGTCTCGGTTACCCCGGCGGTTGATTCCTCCGGTATCCTGCGGGACCACCGGGAGCGGTCGGGTCCGATCTCGACGTCATCGCAGCGGTACCAGACCGTACAGGTAACCAGGCCTGCATGTCTGTtgaggaaggaagagaaggaggggAATTGCCTAGAATTGGAGGAACATGGGAAAGCGAGCGCCGGTTGTACCACGTCGCAGAGCTTCCGGCTAGAGAATCTTAACAAGTATATCGAAGGGGAGCAGGTCGCCGCCGGATGGCCCTCTTGGCTTAGTGCTGTTGCCGGGGATGCTATTCAGGGTTGGGTGCCTCTTAAAGCTGACTCCTTTGAGAAGCTGGAGAAG ATTGGACAAGGTACTTATAGCAGTGTGTTCAGAGCACGTGATCTCGACACAGGAAAAATTGTCGCCTTGAAGAAGGTGCGCTTTGACAATTTTGAGCGAGAAAGTGTTAGGTTTATGGCAAGGGAAATAAAGATACTGCGCTGGCTTGACCATCCAAATATCATTAAATTGGAAGGATTGATTACTTCTCGGTTATCATGCAGTCTCTACCTCGTATTTGAATATATGGAACATGATCTTGCAGGACTGTCATCCTCTCCTAACATTAAATTCTCTGAATCTCAG GTCAAGTGCTACATGCAACAGTTGCTATCTGGACTTGAGCATTGCCATTCACGTGGTATTATTCACCGTGACATAAAGGGAGCAAATCTACTAGTTAATAATGAGGGGGTTGTGAAAATCGCTGATTTTGGTCTGGCAAATTTCTTCAGTCCTGGGCATAGCCAACCCCTAACTAGCCGTGTTGTGACTCTATGGTATCGGCCACCTGAACTACTTCTGGGTTCCACTAACTATGGAACAACTGTAGATTTGTGGAGCATCGGTTGTGTATTTGCAGAAATGTTTGTTGGAAGACCTATCTTGCAAGGCAGAACCGAG GTTGAACAACTACATAAAATCTTTAAGCTTTGTGGTTCTCCACCAGATGAATACTGGAAGAAGTCTAAGTTACCCCATGCTACGATCTTTAGACCTTATCATCTCTATGAGAGTAGCTTCCTGGAGACATTCAAAAGTTTACCAGAAAGTGCCATTAGCTTGTTAGAGACCTTTTTATCTATTGAACCATTTAAGCGTGGTACTGCCACAAGTGCCCTTGAAGTGGAG TATTTCAAAACAAACCCTTACGCCTGTGAACCCTCAAGCTTGCCAAAGTACCCACCCACCAAAGAAATTGATACAAAGAGTCGTGATGAGACACGCAG AAGAAGAGTTACTGGCAGAGGGCAAGGATCAGAAGCCACGAAAAGAACCTCGAGAACACATAGATCTTCGTGGGCATCAAGTGGACTCAGTAAAATAGCAGACAGTAAAGAG GAGTCCGAGATCAGTGCTGGAAATGTAAAGAAAGATCTTCCAAGAGTAGATAGTGAAACCAGACTGTTTGTAGATCTCCAGCCAATGCCATCAGTTAAATGTCCAGAGGAAGGTCATCGTGCAAAGTGCAACTCTCAAGAGGAACTTGCTTTTCCAGGGCCATTACTTGTTTCTGCTTCTAGTGGCTTTGCATGGGCAGGACAGAGAGTAGGTGATGCATATGGTAGATCTGACAGTAGGTCTAGCTCAAAAAGCCATTTTTCTTGTGAAAGAAATTCGTCcaatattgaaaatattaaaagcaaGCTTGACTACAAGGGACAAGAAAATGTTGATGTGCATGTTGGTTCAAAAGGTCATGTACCATATGAGTTGGCCAAGTGCGCAATGCTGAACAGATGGACACAATTAGACCATCCCGAATTATTTGACTCTTCAGATGCATATTATTCCCAGGAGATGTCAGAAGCCCTTTGCAAGGGAGATCCATCATCAATGCGACATAACAATTTG GGTTACCATGATCAAGACAGAGTTGAGTTCTCAGGACCTTTGTTGTCTCAATCTTGCAAGGTTGATGAACTTCTACAAAAGCATGAGCGCCACATCCGCCAAGCAGTTAGGAGATCATGGTTTCAAAAAG TGGCAGGGAGAAAGCAAGGGAAGTAG
- the LOC135608484 gene encoding formin-like protein 5 isoform X1, with amino-acid sequence MALFRRLFYRKPPDRLLEISERVYVFDCCFSAETLGENDYKDYMDGIVTQLHDYFPDASFMVFNFKEGDKRSQISDILTESDMTVMDYPLQYEGCPLLPLEMIHHFLKSSVSWLSMEGQHNVLLMHCERGCWPVLAFMLAGLLLYRKQYTGEQKTLEMVNKQAPKELHHLLSPLNPQPSHLRYLQYISRRGNAPEWPPKDISFTLECLILRIVPNFDGEGGCRPMVRIYGQDPLAPNSRSSKILFSTSKTKKHVRHYKQAEATPVKLKTRCRVQGDVVVECIHMDKDLEHEEIMFRIMFNTAFVHSSILMLSREEIDVVWNAKDQFSRDFKADVIFSDFDSFESDSSTDTLVEDGDETEGAFTEAEDFFEAEEIFTNSYSHNANRDPKGTTTFRNGTSVDGGNPNSEIYSSTNEARSSFETSKAEEDSETRASQLLTDTVSKCIMVETRSIPGPAETSSGFGKCKHDGELVTEKSVTSESMVQIEEKSMIESSTLRQNTVTSMDEKQKLIKINNVKQETDNGMGLVIMTENLIDLETAETIESIWENNDSNNGSENIIGRRPNAVDEIPSPEKHNLEKEIDSSTYQDKVEHHSESMLSSPTVAEDRMTKFSTIAVSSDDKIISENSIFLDCTVTCEGKNIVELSNFKHEVKDIITLDVEGKNIVEPCNIEQDACDLVSEKTMTSCNMSCKAEISIPTKEANNKLGKIESKVNPENINSRTTQLENDHNQENQHTLREIKFKYKREPDEGVARNKTDTKNFNQKLGNGEYKQALEMSLHTTSEKPAPPPPPPPGQRGSAPPPPPPPPGARAPPPAPPRAPGAPPPPPSSSLSNARGLLPNGGRGRGLSRSMGVNSANLTSRRLSLKPLHWVKVTLAVEGSLWDELQRSGDALSASDFDVSELESLFSAMVPKTGDSSKEGRRKSLGSQSDKVHLIALRRANNTEIMLTKIKMPLPDLMSAALALDDSILDVDQVENLIKFCPTKEEMDLLKGYTGDKEKLGKCEQFFLELMKVPRVESKLRVFSFKIQFGSQVSDLKKSLSSIDSACEQIRNSIKLKEIMKKILFLGNTINQGTARGSAIGFHLDSLLKLSDTRATNNKMTLMHYLCKSLASRSPHLLDFHEDLISLEATSKIQLKSLAEEMQAIVKGLRKVEVELKASENDGPASEIFCKTLKEFVVVAEAKVRSLTTLYTSVGRNADALVLYFGENPAKCPLEQVLSTLLNFILMFKRAHQENCQQAELEKKKAQQGREMEKPKSSLSNSKIDLKERSLSQQLQETKQKTKSTYRREKDIR; translated from the exons ATGGCGTTGTTCAGGAGGCTCTTCTACCGTAAGCCGCCGGATCGGCTGCTGGAAATTTCGGAACGAGTCTATG TGTTCGACTGCTGCTTCTCAGCAGAAACTCTTGGGGAAAATGATTACAAGGACTACATGGATGGCATAGTCACCCAACTGCATGATTATTTCCCAGATGCCTCCTTCATGGTATTTAATTTCAAAGAAGGAGATAAAAGGAGCCAAATCTCAGACATTTTGACCGAGTCTGATATGACGGTCATGGACTATCCCTTACAGTATGAAGGGTGTCCTTTGCTTCCATTGGAGATGATCCACCACTTTTTGAAGTCTAGTGTGAGCTGGCTGTCAATGGAAGGGCAACATAATGTGTTGCTGATGCACTGTGAGAGAGGATGTTGGCCTGTACTTGCCTTCATGCTTGCTGGTTTACTCCTTTACAGAAAACAGTATACTGGTGAGCAAAAGACTCTTGAAATGGTGAATAAACAAGCCCCTAAAGAGCTACACCATCTTTTGTCTCCTTTGAACCCACAACCTTCGCACCTGAGATATCTTCAGTACATATCAAGACGGGGAAAtgcaccagaatggcctccaaagGATATATCCTTCACATTGGAATGCTTGATTCTTAGGATCGTACCTAATTTTGATGGGGAAGGAGGTTGCAGGCCAATGGTTCGCATTTATGGTCAAGACCCATTGGCTCCCAATAGTAGGAGTTCAAAGATTCTTTTCTCAACATCTAAGACAAAGAAGCATGTTCGGCACTACAAACAG GCAGAGGCTACACCAGTAAAGTTAAAAACTCGATGTCGTGTTCAAGGAGATGTAGTTGTTGAATGCATCCATATGGATAAAGATCTGGAACATGAGGAGATAATGTTCAGGATTATGTTCAATACAGCTTTTGTCCACTCTAGCATTCTGATGCTGTCTCGTGAGGAGATCGATGTTGTATGGAATGCCAAGGATCAGTTTTCGAGGGATTTCAAAGCTGAT GTAATATTTTCGGACTTCGATTCTTTTGAATCTGACTCAAGCACAGATACATTGGTTGAAGATGGTGATGAAACAGAAGGTGCTTTCACAGAGGCAGAAGATTTTTTTGAGGCTGAAGAGATATTTACCAACTCCTACTCGCATAATGCAAATCGAGATCCTAAAGGTACTACTACATTTCGAAATGGAACTTCTGTTGATGGTGGGAATCCCAATTCAGAAATCTACAGTTCGACTAATGAAGCAAGGAGTAGTTTTGAGACAAGCAAAGCTGAAGAGGATTCAGAGACAAGGGCTTCCCAACTGTTAACAGATACGGTTAGCAAATGTATCATGGTAGAAACCCGTAGTATACCTGGTCCAGCTGAGACTAGTTCTGGCTTTGGCAAATGTAAGCATGATGGTGAACTTGTAACAGAGAAATCAGTGACTTCAGAATCTATGGTTCAGATTGAAGAGAAGAGTATGATAGAAAGCAGCACATTGCGACAGAACACTGTTACTTCAATGGATGAAAAACAAAAATTAATAAAGATTAACAATGTTAAGCAGGAGACTGACAATGGAATGGGTTTGGTGATTATGACAGAGAATTTAATTGATTTAGAAACTGCAGAGACAATCGAAAGCATATGGGAAAACAATGACTCTAATAATGGCTCAGAAAACATTATCGGGAGGAGACCCAATGCTGTTGATGAAATTCCTAGTCCGGAGAAACATAATCTTGAAAAAGAGATTGATTCTAGCACCTATCAAGATAAAGTTGAACATCATAGTGAAAGTATGTTGAGTTCTCCAACTGTGGCAGAAGACAGAATGACTAAATTTTCAACTATTGCTGTCAGTAGTGATGATAAGATTATTAGTGAAAATTCGATATTTTTGGATTGCACAGTTACTTGTGAGGGGAAGAATATAGTAGAACTCAGCAACTTTAAACATGAGGTCAAGGATATCATTACACTTGATGTTGAAGGGAAGAATATAGTTGAACCCTGCAACATTGAGCAAGATGCATGCGACCTGGTTTCTGAAAAGACAATGACCTCATGCAACATGAGTTGCAAGGCAGAAATCTCGATTCCGACAAAAGAAGCCAATAACAAATTAGGAAAAATTGAATCAAAAGTCAATCCAGAGAATATTAATTCCAGGACAACTCAGCTTGAGAATGATCACAATCAAGAAAACCAGCATACATTAAGAGAAATTAAATTCAAGTACAAAAGAGAGCCAGACGAAGGTGTTGCTCGAAATAAGACAGATACCAAGAATTTTAATCAGAAGTTAGGAAATGGTGAGTATAAGCAGGCTCTAGAAATGTCTTTGCATACCACCTCAGAGAAACCTGCCCCACCTCCACCCCCTCCTCCAGGTCAACGTGGTAgtgctcctccaccaccaccaccacctcctggaGCACGTGCACCTCCTCCAGCCCCACCTAGGGCACCAGGAGCTCCGCCGCCTCCTCCATCTAGTTCTCTATCTAATGCTAGAGGGTTATTGCCAAATGGGGGAAGAGGCCGTGGACTCTCACGTTCTATGGGTGTAAATTCAGCAAATTTGACATCCCGTAGGTTATCATTGAAGCCGCTGCACTGGGTGAAAGTAACATTAGCTGTTGAAGGAAGCTTATGGGATGAATTACAAAGATCTGGTGATGCTTTGAG TGCTTCTGATTTTGATGTGTCAGAACTTGAGAGCCTCTTCTCTGCTATGGTTCCTAAAACAGGTGATAGCTCTAAAGAGGGGCGTCGTAAATCTCTTGGATCACAATCAGATAAAGTTCATCTA attgcattaagacgTGCCAATAACACTGAAATCATGCTGACGAAGATCAAGATGCCACTTCCTGACTTGATG AGTGCTGCTTTAGCATTGGATGACTCTATTTTGGATGTTGACCAAGTGGAAAATCTCATTAAGTTTTGTCCAACCAAAGAGGAAATGGATCTTCTCAAG GGATATACCGGTGACAAGGAAAAACTCGGGAAGTGTGAGCAG TTTTTCTTGGAGCTGATGAAAGTTCCACGGGTGGAATCTAAATTAAGGGTTTTTTCTTTCAAGATTCAGTTTGGCTCTCAG GTTTCTGATCTTAAAAAGAGTTTGAGCAGTATAGACTCTGCTTGTGAACAG ATTCGCAATTCTATCAAACTGAAGGAAATCATGAAGAAAATTCTTTTCCTTGGCAATACCATAAATCAAGGAACTGCAAGAG GCTCAGCTATTGGTTTCCATTTGGACAGTCTTCTTAAACTTTCTGATACTCGTGCTACTAATAACAAGATGACTCTTATGCACTATTTGTGCAAG TCGCTTGCTTCGAGATCTCCACATCTTCTGGATTTTCATGAGGATCTTATTAGCTTGGAAGCTACATCAAAG ATACAATTAAAATCCTTGGCTGAAGAAATGCAAGCCATTGTCAAGGGTTTAAGGAAGGTTGAAGTGGAGCTGAAAGCATCTGAAAATGATGGGCCCGCCTCAGAAATTTTCTGCAAA ACCTTGAAGGagtttgttgttgttgctgaagCTAAAGTGCGGTCACTAACAACATTATATACATCAGTG GGTAGAAATGCAGATGCTCTTGTACTATATTTTGGTGAAAATCCTGCAAAATGTCCACTTGAACAAG
- the LOC135608486 gene encoding uncharacterized protein LOC135608486, whose amino-acid sequence MEYDHRPSGSPPATPPLKRKHHHHHCFTSCFRPSVSQGEPVYEERAARSPTSLIRPEHRGKCLGFGYHCGGGRHRRRPSTEFRYDPLSYALNFDEGCEVESPTRAEQLRLRYFSSQLPASPSRNGTGTGGLDDPDRVRRVGGLDASLRFS is encoded by the coding sequence ATGGAGTACGATCACCGCCCATCCGGCTCACCTCCCGCTACGCCGCCGCTAAAGAGGAAGCACCACCATCACCACTGCTTCACCTCCTGCTTCCGCCCCTCCGTCTCTCAGGGAGAACCCGTCTACGAGGAGCGAGCGGCCCGGTCGCCCACCTCGTTGATCCGGCCGGAACACCGCGGCAAATGCCTGGGCTTCGGCTACCATTGCGGCGGGGGGAGGCACCGGCGTCGCCCCTCCACCGAGTTCAGGTACGACCCCCTCAGCTACGCCCTCAACTTCGACGAGGGGTGTGAAGTCGAGTCCCCCACCAGGGCCGAGCAACTTCGGCTCCGCTATTTCTCGTCCCAGCTCCCGGCATCGCCGTCGCGCAACGGCACCGGCACCGGCGGATTGGATGACCCTGACAGGGTTCGCAGAGTTGGTGGATTGGATGCATCCTTGCGATTCTCCTGA
- the LOC135608484 gene encoding formin-like protein 5 isoform X2: protein MALFRRLFYRKPPDRLLEISERVYVFDCCFSAETLGENDYKDYMDGIVTQLHDYFPDASFMVFNFKEGDKRSQISDILTESDMTVMDYPLQYEGCPLLPLEMIHHFLKSSVSWLSMEGQHNVLLMHCERGCWPVLAFMLAGLLLYRKQYTGEQKTLEMVNKQAPKELHHLLSPLNPQPSHLRYLQYISRRGNAPEWPPKDISFTLECLILRIVPNFDGEGGCRPMVRIYGQDPLAPNSRSSKILFSTSKTKKHVRHYKQAEATPVKLKTRCRVQGDVVVECIHMDKDLEHEEIMFRIMFNTAFVHSSILMLSREEIDVVWNAKDQFSRDFKADVIFSDFDSFESDSSTDTLVEDGDETEGAFTEAEDFFEAEEIFTNSYSHNANRDPKGTTTFRNGTSVDGGNPNSEIYSSTNEARSSFETSKAEEDSETRASQLLTDTVSKCIMVETRSIPGPAETSSGFGKCKHDGELVTEKSVTSESMVQIEEKSMIESSTLRQNTVTSMDEKQKLIKINNVKQETDNGMGLVIMTENLIDLETAETIESIWENNDSNNGSENIIGRRPNAVDEIPSPEKHNLEKEIDSSTYQDKVEHHSESMLSSPTVAEDRMTKFSTIAVSSDDKIISENSIFLDCTVTCEGKNIVELSNFKHEVKDIITLDVEGKNIVEPCNIEQDACDLVSEKTMTSCNMSCKAEISIPTKEANNKLGKIESKVNPENINSRTTQLENDHNQENQHTLREIKFKYKREPDEGVARNKTDTKNFNQKLGNGEYKQALEMSLHTTSEKPAPPPPPPPGQRGSAPPPPPPPPGARAPPPAPPRAPGAPPPPPSSSLSNARGLLPNGGRGRGLSRSMGVNSANLTSRRLSLKPLHWVKVTLAVEGSLWDELQRSGDALSASDFDVSELESLFSAMVPKTGDSSKEGRRKSLGSQSDKVHLIALRRANNTEIMLTKIKMPLPDLMSAALALDDSILDVDQVENLIKFCPTKEEMDLLKGYTGDKEKLGKCEQFFLELMKVPRVESKLRVFSFKIQFGSQVSDLKKSLSSIDSACEQIRNSIKLKEIMKKILFLGNTINQGTARGSAIGFHLDSLLKLSDTRATNNKMTLMHYLCKSLASRSPHLLDFHEDLISLEATSKIQLKSLAEEMQAIVKGLRKVEVELKASENDGPASEIFCKTLKEFVVVAEAKVRSLTTLYTSVGRNADALVLYFGENPAKCPLEQVKMICRNR, encoded by the exons ATGGCGTTGTTCAGGAGGCTCTTCTACCGTAAGCCGCCGGATCGGCTGCTGGAAATTTCGGAACGAGTCTATG TGTTCGACTGCTGCTTCTCAGCAGAAACTCTTGGGGAAAATGATTACAAGGACTACATGGATGGCATAGTCACCCAACTGCATGATTATTTCCCAGATGCCTCCTTCATGGTATTTAATTTCAAAGAAGGAGATAAAAGGAGCCAAATCTCAGACATTTTGACCGAGTCTGATATGACGGTCATGGACTATCCCTTACAGTATGAAGGGTGTCCTTTGCTTCCATTGGAGATGATCCACCACTTTTTGAAGTCTAGTGTGAGCTGGCTGTCAATGGAAGGGCAACATAATGTGTTGCTGATGCACTGTGAGAGAGGATGTTGGCCTGTACTTGCCTTCATGCTTGCTGGTTTACTCCTTTACAGAAAACAGTATACTGGTGAGCAAAAGACTCTTGAAATGGTGAATAAACAAGCCCCTAAAGAGCTACACCATCTTTTGTCTCCTTTGAACCCACAACCTTCGCACCTGAGATATCTTCAGTACATATCAAGACGGGGAAAtgcaccagaatggcctccaaagGATATATCCTTCACATTGGAATGCTTGATTCTTAGGATCGTACCTAATTTTGATGGGGAAGGAGGTTGCAGGCCAATGGTTCGCATTTATGGTCAAGACCCATTGGCTCCCAATAGTAGGAGTTCAAAGATTCTTTTCTCAACATCTAAGACAAAGAAGCATGTTCGGCACTACAAACAG GCAGAGGCTACACCAGTAAAGTTAAAAACTCGATGTCGTGTTCAAGGAGATGTAGTTGTTGAATGCATCCATATGGATAAAGATCTGGAACATGAGGAGATAATGTTCAGGATTATGTTCAATACAGCTTTTGTCCACTCTAGCATTCTGATGCTGTCTCGTGAGGAGATCGATGTTGTATGGAATGCCAAGGATCAGTTTTCGAGGGATTTCAAAGCTGAT GTAATATTTTCGGACTTCGATTCTTTTGAATCTGACTCAAGCACAGATACATTGGTTGAAGATGGTGATGAAACAGAAGGTGCTTTCACAGAGGCAGAAGATTTTTTTGAGGCTGAAGAGATATTTACCAACTCCTACTCGCATAATGCAAATCGAGATCCTAAAGGTACTACTACATTTCGAAATGGAACTTCTGTTGATGGTGGGAATCCCAATTCAGAAATCTACAGTTCGACTAATGAAGCAAGGAGTAGTTTTGAGACAAGCAAAGCTGAAGAGGATTCAGAGACAAGGGCTTCCCAACTGTTAACAGATACGGTTAGCAAATGTATCATGGTAGAAACCCGTAGTATACCTGGTCCAGCTGAGACTAGTTCTGGCTTTGGCAAATGTAAGCATGATGGTGAACTTGTAACAGAGAAATCAGTGACTTCAGAATCTATGGTTCAGATTGAAGAGAAGAGTATGATAGAAAGCAGCACATTGCGACAGAACACTGTTACTTCAATGGATGAAAAACAAAAATTAATAAAGATTAACAATGTTAAGCAGGAGACTGACAATGGAATGGGTTTGGTGATTATGACAGAGAATTTAATTGATTTAGAAACTGCAGAGACAATCGAAAGCATATGGGAAAACAATGACTCTAATAATGGCTCAGAAAACATTATCGGGAGGAGACCCAATGCTGTTGATGAAATTCCTAGTCCGGAGAAACATAATCTTGAAAAAGAGATTGATTCTAGCACCTATCAAGATAAAGTTGAACATCATAGTGAAAGTATGTTGAGTTCTCCAACTGTGGCAGAAGACAGAATGACTAAATTTTCAACTATTGCTGTCAGTAGTGATGATAAGATTATTAGTGAAAATTCGATATTTTTGGATTGCACAGTTACTTGTGAGGGGAAGAATATAGTAGAACTCAGCAACTTTAAACATGAGGTCAAGGATATCATTACACTTGATGTTGAAGGGAAGAATATAGTTGAACCCTGCAACATTGAGCAAGATGCATGCGACCTGGTTTCTGAAAAGACAATGACCTCATGCAACATGAGTTGCAAGGCAGAAATCTCGATTCCGACAAAAGAAGCCAATAACAAATTAGGAAAAATTGAATCAAAAGTCAATCCAGAGAATATTAATTCCAGGACAACTCAGCTTGAGAATGATCACAATCAAGAAAACCAGCATACATTAAGAGAAATTAAATTCAAGTACAAAAGAGAGCCAGACGAAGGTGTTGCTCGAAATAAGACAGATACCAAGAATTTTAATCAGAAGTTAGGAAATGGTGAGTATAAGCAGGCTCTAGAAATGTCTTTGCATACCACCTCAGAGAAACCTGCCCCACCTCCACCCCCTCCTCCAGGTCAACGTGGTAgtgctcctccaccaccaccaccacctcctggaGCACGTGCACCTCCTCCAGCCCCACCTAGGGCACCAGGAGCTCCGCCGCCTCCTCCATCTAGTTCTCTATCTAATGCTAGAGGGTTATTGCCAAATGGGGGAAGAGGCCGTGGACTCTCACGTTCTATGGGTGTAAATTCAGCAAATTTGACATCCCGTAGGTTATCATTGAAGCCGCTGCACTGGGTGAAAGTAACATTAGCTGTTGAAGGAAGCTTATGGGATGAATTACAAAGATCTGGTGATGCTTTGAG TGCTTCTGATTTTGATGTGTCAGAACTTGAGAGCCTCTTCTCTGCTATGGTTCCTAAAACAGGTGATAGCTCTAAAGAGGGGCGTCGTAAATCTCTTGGATCACAATCAGATAAAGTTCATCTA attgcattaagacgTGCCAATAACACTGAAATCATGCTGACGAAGATCAAGATGCCACTTCCTGACTTGATG AGTGCTGCTTTAGCATTGGATGACTCTATTTTGGATGTTGACCAAGTGGAAAATCTCATTAAGTTTTGTCCAACCAAAGAGGAAATGGATCTTCTCAAG GGATATACCGGTGACAAGGAAAAACTCGGGAAGTGTGAGCAG TTTTTCTTGGAGCTGATGAAAGTTCCACGGGTGGAATCTAAATTAAGGGTTTTTTCTTTCAAGATTCAGTTTGGCTCTCAG GTTTCTGATCTTAAAAAGAGTTTGAGCAGTATAGACTCTGCTTGTGAACAG ATTCGCAATTCTATCAAACTGAAGGAAATCATGAAGAAAATTCTTTTCCTTGGCAATACCATAAATCAAGGAACTGCAAGAG GCTCAGCTATTGGTTTCCATTTGGACAGTCTTCTTAAACTTTCTGATACTCGTGCTACTAATAACAAGATGACTCTTATGCACTATTTGTGCAAG TCGCTTGCTTCGAGATCTCCACATCTTCTGGATTTTCATGAGGATCTTATTAGCTTGGAAGCTACATCAAAG ATACAATTAAAATCCTTGGCTGAAGAAATGCAAGCCATTGTCAAGGGTTTAAGGAAGGTTGAAGTGGAGCTGAAAGCATCTGAAAATGATGGGCCCGCCTCAGAAATTTTCTGCAAA ACCTTGAAGGagtttgttgttgttgctgaagCTAAAGTGCGGTCACTAACAACATTATATACATCAGTG GGTAGAAATGCAGATGCTCTTGTACTATATTTTGGTGAAAATCCTGCAAAATGTCCACTTGAACAAG